A single genomic interval of Spinacia oleracea cultivar Varoflay chromosome 6, BTI_SOV_V1, whole genome shotgun sequence harbors:
- the LOC130462637 gene encoding uncharacterized protein, whose translation MDEDQHANSGPSNKSPNQVPQKQKKKPRGPTKGIKSMPGVPRIIEWDHLDRPTGKWATDYKNHIGEISRAKVSILIRTWEDVSQGIKDTLWEDVKREFHITDETKKEVVLKSCDKRWREFKSRLTTGWIRGTRKRPKDEKMPYDLYSYITKDIWKEFVKIRTSEEAEV comes from the exons atggatgaagatcaacacgcaaattcaggtccttctaacaaatcaccaaatcaagtgccccaaaagcaaaaaaaaaagccaagaggccctacaaaaggaataaaatccatgcccggggttccaagaataattgaatgggatcacttggaccgacccacagggaaatgggcaacggattacaagaatcacattggcgagataagtcgcgcaaaggtttcaatattgatcagaacctgggaagatgtttcacaaggaataaaagacactttgtgggaagacgtcaag agagaatttcatatcacagatgaaactaagaaagaagttgtcttaaagagttgtgataagcgttggagggaattcaaatcaagattgACGACTGGTTGGATCCGGGGTACAAGAAAAAggccaaaagatgaaaagatgccatatgatttgtatagttatataactaaggatatatggaaggaatttgtgaagatacgtacctccgaagaagctgaggtataa
- the LOC130462636 gene encoding uncharacterized protein, translated as MGQKSYAEMTSEWQRKGYIPSVSSSSEGSSASTISSSLPSRTCLWLLARSVPDEKGNPYLPDQGTQKVKENIDEWKRKQDEGEFVPKSARDDVLSRALGKTKEGRPLTFGGGVGIKAVWGTGDRRSFRRYGDAEMEEMEARVTKRVKDETIQEMNSKMDAMVMEKFITFAKELGVQIPSHMRIDANVHSSCRSGGLDPFADITV; from the exons atgggacagaaatcatatgctgaaatgacaagtgaatggcagagaaaagggtacattccctcagtttcttcgtcatctgaaggttcctctgcgtctacaatttcttcaagtttgccgagtaggacatgtttatggcttcttgcaagatcggtaccagatgagaaaggaaatccttacttgccggatcagggcacacaaaaggtcaaagaaaatatt gatgaatggaaaaggaaacaagatgaaggggaatttgttcccaaaagtgcacgagatgatgtcttatctcgtgcacttggtaagactaaagaagggagaccactaacatttggtggtggagtaggcatcaaagctgtgtgggggaccggagatcggcgtagctttcgacggtatggagatgcggagatggaggaaatggaagcaagagtgaccaaaagggtcaaagatgagacaatacaagagatgaactccaagatggatgccatggtcatggagaaatttatcacatttgctaaagaacttggtgtccaaataccaagccatatgaggatagacgcaaatgttcatagtagttgtcgttccgggggtttagatccatttgccgacattacggtatga